A single window of Sphingobacterium sp. ML3W DNA harbors:
- a CDS encoding helix-turn-helix domain-containing protein, with translation MEFEIIYTKSVDNLFKISPKKNDFYSVLLCLKGDLSIKIGYHSFELSANMISILAPNMIFSTDQPSDDFEVIQLFFHKSFLQKIFIKDEIINELLELNTNYPPVFMLADSFHKVLQKFKQIGREIENKTAYHLDVSRLLTVEILYEYNRACEYCLLGFQKNMNRNYQLTYQFKKMVDQHFLVWRSIGNYAESLGITAKHLTEVIKIETGQTALQILHERLLLESQYLLKHTSGSIKECAYLLGFDTPSYFTRFFKAQTGISPQAYRAQ, from the coding sequence ATGGAGTTTGAAATTATTTACACAAAATCTGTTGATAATCTTTTTAAGATAAGTCCAAAAAAAAACGATTTTTATAGTGTTTTACTTTGTTTAAAGGGAGACTTATCTATAAAAATCGGCTACCATAGTTTTGAACTAAGCGCGAACATGATATCTATCTTGGCCCCCAATATGATTTTTTCTACAGATCAACCTTCAGATGACTTTGAAGTAATACAGTTGTTTTTTCATAAATCTTTTTTGCAGAAAATATTCATTAAAGACGAGATTATCAATGAACTACTAGAACTCAATACAAACTATCCACCTGTATTTATGTTAGCGGATTCTTTCCATAAAGTTTTACAGAAATTTAAGCAAATCGGTCGGGAGATTGAAAACAAAACGGCCTATCACCTGGATGTTAGTCGACTACTTACCGTAGAAATTTTGTACGAATATAATCGGGCATGCGAGTATTGCTTACTTGGTTTTCAAAAAAATATGAACCGTAATTATCAATTAACCTATCAGTTTAAAAAAATGGTAGACCAACATTTTTTAGTATGGAGGTCTATTGGCAATTATGCCGAATCTTTGGGAATTACCGCAAAGCATTTAACTGAAGTTATTAAAATAGAAACAGGACAAACGGCATTGCAAATACTTCATGAGCGATTATTATTAGAAAGCCAGTATTTATTAAAACATACTTCAGGTTCTATAAAAGAATGTGCTTATCTATTAGGGTTTGATACACCATCTTATTTTACCAGATTTTTTAAAGCACAGACGGGAATTTCTCCACAGGCCTATAGAGCGCAATAA
- a CDS encoding proline dehydrogenase family protein: protein MNKDLIQIGAEALRKAALNEDSKAYILTNPVLFQLFKKAADRYIGGETLEETIVKVKALNNLKTSIEFMGESTRTEQESNAATDEFIRICEQIRLQQLNATVSLDLSHVGLAVSKDLCLNNLNAICHEASKSGVEIIISAEGTERTDAVIDTYQKAIKNYNHLAITLQAYLYRTKDDFEEIKKESGRIRIVKGAFETASGLSMPRGELLDDVYLSYVDQLLAQNHKCSIATHDKNIQANVQLLIEQYKPTKENYEFESLYGICNEQLFLLRDQGYQTKLYFVYGKEWYLYLCNRIAEYPMSIFQALSDITK from the coding sequence ATGAATAAAGACTTAATACAAATTGGTGCTGAGGCATTAAGAAAAGCAGCACTAAATGAAGATTCGAAAGCCTATATATTGACAAACCCAGTCTTATTCCAACTTTTCAAAAAAGCAGCCGATAGATATATTGGGGGCGAAACCCTAGAAGAAACTATAGTTAAAGTTAAGGCTTTAAATAATTTAAAAACTTCAATAGAATTCATGGGTGAAAGTACGCGAACAGAACAAGAATCAAACGCTGCTACCGACGAGTTTATCCGTATCTGTGAACAAATCAGGCTACAGCAATTAAATGCTACGGTATCTTTAGATCTGTCGCATGTAGGCTTAGCAGTATCCAAAGATCTTTGCTTAAATAATTTAAATGCCATTTGTCATGAAGCATCCAAATCTGGTGTTGAAATTATTATCAGTGCCGAAGGAACTGAAAGAACAGATGCTGTAATTGATACCTATCAAAAAGCAATAAAAAATTATAATCATTTGGCAATCACGCTGCAGGCCTATCTATATCGAACAAAAGATGATTTTGAGGAGATAAAAAAAGAAAGTGGAAGAATCAGAATTGTGAAAGGTGCGTTTGAGACAGCTAGTGGCCTTTCCATGCCTAGAGGCGAGTTGCTTGATGATGTTTATTTGAGTTATGTCGATCAGTTACTGGCCCAAAACCATAAATGTTCAATTGCTACGCACGATAAAAATATACAGGCAAACGTTCAATTACTAATTGAGCAATACAAGCCAACGAAAGAAAACTATGAGTTTGAAAGTCTATATGGTATTTGCAATGAGCAACTTTTCTTACTTCGCGACCAAGGATACCAAACCAAGCTCTATTTTGTTTATGGAAAGGAATGGTACTTATATCTATGCAATCGGATAGCAGAATATCCAATGAGCATATTTCAAGCCTTGAGCGATATTACAAAATAG
- a CDS encoding NADPH-dependent FMN reductase, whose product MKPFKVALIVGSLRKESFNKKISKAISQLKVAGMHFESIAIGDLPLYNEDLEKDVPATWRYFRETLKPYDAVLFITPEYNRSVPGVLKNALDVGSRPYGESVWDNKPAAIISCTAGGLGAFGANHHLRQSLVFLNMPTLQQPEAYLSHAAKLFDASGELIDVSTRDFLQSFVEKFELWIERNIVKKS is encoded by the coding sequence ATGAAACCATTTAAAGTTGCACTTATTGTTGGCAGTTTAAGGAAAGAATCTTTTAATAAAAAGATAAGTAAGGCTATTTCCCAGTTAAAGGTCGCCGGTATGCATTTCGAAAGCATTGCAATTGGAGATTTGCCGTTATATAATGAAGATTTGGAAAAAGATGTGCCCGCTACCTGGCGCTATTTTCGAGAAACACTAAAACCCTACGATGCGGTATTATTCATTACTCCAGAGTATAACCGATCGGTTCCGGGAGTACTTAAAAATGCACTAGATGTTGGCTCACGACCTTATGGAGAAAGTGTTTGGGACAATAAGCCCGCCGCAATTATAAGTTGTACAGCAGGCGGGTTAGGAGCTTTTGGTGCCAACCATCATCTTCGACAATCATTGGTCTTCTTAAATATGCCGACTTTACAGCAGCCCGAGGCATATTTGAGTCATGCTGCAAAATTATTTGATGCTTCGGGAGAGTTGATAGATGTCTCCACCCGAGATTTTCTGCAGTCCTTTGTAGAGAAATTTGAATTATGGATTGAAAGAAATATAGTAAAAAAGTCATAA
- a CDS encoding site-specific integrase, which yields MSNQVTVYIYARAAKANTAGLHPIYVRITIQGNRTEFSSKKFITPSKWDKKTMKMKGTTEEARSINSYLESIKNKLTQTQIVLEYQGTELTLEKFMNAYLGKNMLRERTLIPIFQDHNNKIKALIDIDYSEGTHERYETSLKHTQEYIKFQYGTNDIPLAKIDHAFVTGYDFYLRTEKSCSNNTTVKYIKNFKKIIRICLANGWINMDPCLNYKIKLQEVERNILTQEELEIITNKEISIDRLDVVRDIFLFSCFTGLAYIDVKQLTPTNLIKGIDGQLWIDTKRQKTNTPSRIPLLGSALDIITKYHNHPKCNNENTLLPVASNQKMNAYLKEIATICGINKELTFHCARHTFATTVTLSNGVPIESVSKMLGHKSIRTTQHYAKITDRKVANDMDNLKAVLEIHKTKTIKKTS from the coding sequence ATGAGCAATCAAGTCACCGTCTATATTTATGCGCGTGCAGCAAAAGCTAATACAGCAGGCTTGCATCCCATTTATGTCAGGATAACCATACAAGGTAATCGAACCGAATTCTCATCCAAGAAATTCATCACCCCATCCAAGTGGGACAAAAAAACGATGAAAATGAAAGGTACCACCGAAGAAGCCCGTTCAATAAATAGCTATCTCGAATCAATTAAAAACAAGCTAACACAAACACAGATTGTATTAGAATACCAGGGAACAGAATTAACATTAGAAAAATTCATGAACGCTTATCTTGGTAAGAACATGCTAAGAGAAAGAACCCTCATCCCTATCTTCCAAGATCACAACAATAAAATCAAAGCCTTAATAGATATTGACTATTCCGAGGGTACACACGAACGTTACGAAACATCATTAAAACACACCCAAGAATACATCAAATTTCAATACGGTACCAACGATATACCGCTTGCTAAGATTGATCATGCCTTTGTCACAGGTTACGATTTCTATCTACGGACAGAAAAAAGTTGTAGCAACAACACCACAGTCAAGTATATCAAGAACTTTAAGAAGATCATAAGAATATGTCTGGCAAATGGATGGATCAACATGGATCCATGTCTAAATTATAAAATCAAACTACAGGAAGTAGAACGCAACATCCTTACACAAGAAGAATTAGAAATCATTACCAATAAGGAAATTTCCATAGACCGTCTGGATGTAGTCCGTGATATATTTTTATTCTCATGCTTTACTGGACTAGCCTACATTGATGTCAAACAATTAACACCCACAAATCTCATCAAAGGCATAGACGGACAACTTTGGATAGATACCAAACGACAAAAAACGAACACACCTTCAAGGATACCATTATTAGGCTCTGCATTGGATATCATTACAAAATATCATAACCATCCCAAATGCAACAATGAAAACACACTTCTGCCAGTAGCTAGCAATCAGAAAATGAATGCATATCTCAAAGAAATTGCGACCATCTGTGGAATAAATAAAGAACTCACCTTCCATTGCGCTAGACATACATTCGCAACAACAGTAACCCTCTCCAACGGAGTACCAATAGAATCCGTTTCTAAAATGTTAGGACACAAAAGCATTCGAACGACACAACATTATGCAAAAATTACGGATAGAAAAGTTGCTAACGATATGGATAATCTAAAAGCAGTACTTGAAATTCACAAAACGAAAACAATAAAAAAAACGAGTTAA
- a CDS encoding MFS transporter: MSTINQTTSVSETSNWKALFKGGNGIKATALALGVMLHATNIYLATTVMPSIIQDIGGLAYYAWNTTLFVVASIIGSVVSANRLAVLGPRRAYQFAIILFFLGSLLCTCASSMYILLVGRFIQGLGGGLLFALSYAMVRIVFGKILWSRAMALISGMWGIAAFSGPFIGGLFAENNQWRWAFGTLLLICIVIFTISTLILPLQRSKKNPPIIPYFKLTLLVSAALSVSIGSIFESIVINILGVGIALLFLYILIVAEKKSTVRLLPTGAYNLSSPLGATYAVMTLLTIGTSIEIFVPYFAQVISGYSPLQSGYLTVLIAFGWTFSSLLFSGIKTSSIAKIIRLGTILMLVGLVGLTWLAGTNNNPSTLFLFLNGLFLFLVGVGIGLGWPHLLTNVFAMAPEGEEELTSTSVTTVQLMATAFGASLAGLVSNMGGINEPGGIIGAQSASLLLYGVFSIAPLLGITILLKKKQINSIL, from the coding sequence ATGAGTACAATCAATCAAACGACATCAGTTTCCGAAACAAGCAATTGGAAAGCTTTGTTTAAAGGAGGCAACGGAATAAAAGCCACTGCTTTGGCATTAGGGGTGATGCTACATGCTACCAATATATATTTGGCAACGACAGTGATGCCTTCTATTATACAAGATATAGGCGGCTTAGCATATTATGCATGGAACACCACTCTATTTGTGGTTGCCTCGATAATAGGTTCCGTCGTTTCTGCCAATAGACTTGCCGTATTAGGACCACGAAGGGCTTATCAGTTTGCTATTATTTTATTTTTCTTGGGCTCGTTACTATGTACATGTGCATCAAGTATGTATATATTGCTAGTCGGTAGGTTTATACAAGGTTTGGGTGGAGGTTTGCTTTTTGCTTTGTCTTATGCAATGGTTCGTATCGTTTTCGGTAAAATACTATGGTCAAGAGCTATGGCCTTGATTTCTGGCATGTGGGGCATAGCCGCTTTCTCAGGACCTTTTATTGGCGGTCTTTTTGCCGAAAACAATCAATGGCGCTGGGCATTTGGTACGCTATTGCTCATCTGTATTGTTATATTCACCATCAGCACCCTAATTCTTCCATTACAGAGAAGCAAAAAGAATCCTCCAATAATACCATATTTTAAATTAACGTTACTGGTGTCGGCTGCCTTATCTGTTTCTATAGGAAGTATTTTCGAAAGTATCGTTATCAATATATTAGGTGTCGGAATTGCTCTTCTGTTCTTATATATATTAATTGTTGCGGAGAAAAAAAGTACTGTACGGCTTTTGCCAACAGGTGCATACAATCTGTCTTCTCCTTTGGGAGCTACCTATGCAGTTATGACATTACTCACGATCGGCACATCAATAGAAATTTTTGTTCCTTACTTTGCACAAGTAATTAGTGGGTACTCACCATTGCAGTCAGGTTATCTCACTGTTTTGATTGCTTTTGGATGGACCTTTTCATCACTTTTATTCTCAGGTATAAAAACCAGTTCCATTGCTAAGATCATTCGTTTGGGTACAATATTAATGTTGGTTGGTTTAGTTGGTCTAACTTGGTTGGCTGGAACAAATAATAATCCATCAACATTATTCCTGTTTCTGAACGGCCTGTTTTTGTTTTTAGTAGGAGTAGGAATTGGATTGGGCTGGCCGCATTTATTAACGAATGTATTTGCGATGGCACCTGAAGGGGAAGAAGAGTTAACGTCGACTTCTGTTACCACTGTACAATTAATGGCGACCGCATTCGGAGCTTCATTAGCAGGCCTTGTATCAAATATGGGAGGCATCAATGAGCCCGGTGGTATAATAGGAGCACAAAGTGCGTCTTTGCTGTTGTATGGTGTTTTTTCCATTGCACCCTTGTTAGGCATTACAATACTATTAAAAAAAAAACAAATAAATTCAATATTATGA
- a CDS encoding VOC family protein, with product MITGLYETHIQVSDLKKSVEFYTQVLGLTLAHYDENRPIAFLWIGEDKKAMLGLWEQAENLQKRHFAFSCDKEFILNSAACFLNDHHLKPYNFLKNKSATPMVFSWMPALAIYFDDRDGNQLELISILEGDGQPELGIITYEEWLKLKR from the coding sequence ATGATAACAGGACTTTATGAAACGCATATTCAGGTGAGTGATTTGAAAAAATCAGTTGAATTTTATACCCAAGTATTGGGGTTAACACTCGCACACTATGATGAAAACAGACCTATTGCTTTTTTATGGATCGGAGAAGATAAGAAAGCAATGCTCGGTTTATGGGAACAAGCAGAAAATTTGCAGAAACGTCATTTTGCATTTAGCTGTGATAAAGAATTTATATTAAATTCAGCAGCATGTTTTTTAAATGATCACCATTTGAAACCCTATAATTTTTTAAAAAATAAATCTGCCACACCAATGGTCTTTAGCTGGATGCCAGCTCTTGCTATTTATTTTGATGATAGAGATGGCAACCAATTAGAATTAATTTCTATTCTGGAAGGAGATGGTCAACCGGAGTTAGGTATAATTACCTATGAGGAATGGCTTAAACTAAAAAGGTAG